In a single window of the Magnolia sinica isolate HGM2019 chromosome 7, MsV1, whole genome shotgun sequence genome:
- the LOC131251807 gene encoding pectinesterase/pectinesterase inhibitor PPE8B-like — MAIHLNRSLFAVISLTLFLLSLPSPSHAVPTEFLSVPSSVFSTAVKTAIDQVGQTLSLLSQFASNFGDSRLSHAVDDCVDLLDFSNDELTWTLSDADGGSNGKGNGTGNSAADLKTWLSAALGNQDTCLDGFDGTDGNVKSLVAGSLQTLTGTVSELLGMVRQGPSRGSSGGPPPWIKPGERRLLQAPLSGVTPDVTVAADGSGDFTSVKDAVIAAPDYNMRRYVIYIKRGVYRENVEIKKKKWNLMMVGDGMGITVISSNRNFVDGWTTFRSATFAVSGRGFIARDMTFENTAGPEKHQAVALRSDSDLSAFYRCGIHGYQDTLYAHSLRQFYRECSITGTVDFIFGNGAVVFQNCLIRARKPLPNQKNTITAQGRKDPNQNTGFSIQYCNVSADADLLTSQNSTLTYLGRPWKEYSRTVFMQSYFGGVIRPEGWLEWNGDFALNTLYYGEYMNFGPGSSLGSRVKWPGFHQMNESTQASNYTVSQFIDGNLWLPATGVRYTSGLMV, encoded by the exons ATGGCTATCCATCTAAATCGTTCACTCTTCGCCGTTATCTCCCTAACGCTATTCCTCCTCTCCCTGCCTTCCCCGTCTCACGCCGTCCCGACGGAGTTCCTCTCCGTCCCCTCCTCCGTCTTCTCCACAGCCGTTAAAACGGCGATTGACCAGGTCGGCCAGACGCTCTCCCTCCTCTCGCAGTTCGCCAGCAACTTCGGTGACTCCCGCCTCTCCCACGCCGTCGACGATTGCGTCGACCTCCTCGACTTCTCCAACGACGAGCTGACTTGGACCCTCTCGGACGCCGATGGCGGATCTAACGGCAAGGGTAACGGCACTGGCAACAGCGCCGCCGATCTAAAGACCTGGCTCAGCGCCGCGCTCGGGAACCAGGACACGTGTCTCGATGGCTTCGACGGCACTGACGGCAACGTCAAGTCCCTCGTCGCCGGCAGCCTCCAGACGTTGACGGGCACGGTCTCCGAACTGCTGGGGATGGTCCGGCAGGGGCCTTCCAGAGGCTCTTCCGGTGGGCCCCCTCCGTGGATCAAGCCCGGCGAGAGGCGACTGCTACAGGCTCCGTTAAGCGGGGTGACCCCGGACGTGACGGTGGCTGCTGACGGGAGTGGGGATTTCACGTCCGTTAAGGATGCCGTTATTGCGGCGCCAGATTATAACATGCGCCGGTATGTGATATATATCAAGAGAGGGGTGTATAGGGAGAATGTGGAGattaagaagaagaagtggaatcTAATGATGGTTGGAGATGGTATGGGCATTACCGTAATTTCCTCTAACCGGAATTTCGTCGATGGTTGGACGACGTTCCGGTCCGCCACTTTCG CTGTTTCTGGCCGTGGATTCATAGCCCGAGATATGACATTCGAGAACACGGCCGGCCCAGAGAAGCACCAGGCGGTCGCACTCCGCTCCGACTCAGACCTCTCTGCTTTCTATCGGTGCGGCATCCATGGATACCAAGACACTCTCTACGCTCACTCCCTCCGCCAATTCTACCGTGAATGCTCTATCACCGGCACCGTCGATTTCATCTTTGGGAACGGAGCCGTCGTCTTTCAGAACTGCCTGATCAGGGCCCGCAAGCCGCTACCGAACCAAAAGAACACCATAACAGCTCAAGGCCGGAAAGACCCAAATCAGAATACAGGCTTTTCAATCCAATACTGCAATGTTAGCGCAGATGCCGATCTCCTAACGTCGCAGAATTCGACTCTGACATACCTCGGTCGGCCATGGAAGGAGTATTCACGTACCGTTTTCATGCAATCTTATTTTGGTGGTGTGATAAGGCCTGAAGGGTGGTTAGAGTGGAATGGGGACTTTGCATTGAATACCCTCTACTATGGTGAGTATATGAATTTTGGGCCTGGGTCGAGTCTGGGCAGCCGAGTCAAGTGGCCTGGTTTTCATCAGATGAACGAGTCGACTCAGGCGAGCAATTATACAGTCTCACAGTTCATTGATGGGAATCTCTGGTTGCCGGCGACGGGTGTCAGATACACTTCGGGTCTGATGGTATAG
- the LOC131251808 gene encoding pectinesterase-like — protein sequence MTHTPAFLARILHSGKRVSAAARNHKKLSVAILSTILIAVAVISVVAARKNSGDGDSTALSVTAGSGSHAILRSSCSSTRFPDLCYASIASEPGLAASLASQKDVIEASINLTLRAVEQTFFKIEKLISSRRGLSRREKTALHDCLEDIDQTIDELKEAYEDLKVYPSKKSLSEQADDLKSLLSAAMTNQDSCIDGFSHDGADKKVRKILLQNLKNVYHMCSNSLAMICNMTNTDIAIQGSGAPNRRLNEVEDDSGFPSWLSAGDRRLLQSSSVTPNVVVAADGSGDFRTVSAAVAAAPERSSTRYVIRIKAGVYRENVNVPKKKTNIMFMGDGRRTTIITGSRNVVDGSTTFNSATVAVVGERFLARDITFENTAGPSKHQAVALRVGSDLSAFYQCDMLAYQDTLYVHSLRQFYRSCLIAGTVDFIFGNAAAVLQDCDIHARRPNSGQRNMVTAQGRDDPNQNTGISIQKCRIGSTSDLLPVQSSFPTYLGRPWKEYSRTVVMQTEISNVIQPAGWFEWNGNFALNTLYYAEYQNTGAGAGTSNRVKWKGYKVITSASEAQQFTVGSFIGGSNWLGSTGFPFSLGL from the exons ATGACCCACACGCCGGCATTCCTCGCCAGAATCTTACATTCTGGCAAGCGAGTTTCCGCCGCGGCCCGCAACCACAAGAAGCTCTCCGTCGCCATCCTGTCCACAATCCTCATTGCCGTCGCCGTAATCTCCGTTGTCGCAGCCCGGAAGAACTCCGGCGATGGCGACTCCACTGCGTTATCGGTGACCGCCGGGTCCGGCTCCCACGCCATCCTCCGCTCCTCCTGCAGCTCCACCAGATTCCCGGACCTCTGCTACGCGTCGATCGCCTCCGAGCCAGGCCTCGCAGCGAGCCTGGCGTCGCAGAAGGACGTGATCGAGGCATCGATCAACCTCACCCTGAGGGCTGTTGAGCAAACCTTCTTCAAGATTGAGAAGCTGATATCTTCGCGCCGGGGCTTGTCCCGCCGTGAGAAGACGGCCCTCCACGACTGCCTGGAGGATATCGATCAGACGATCGACGAGCTCAAGGAGGCCTACGAGGACCTTAAGGTCTATCCGTCGAAGAAATCACTGTCCGAGCAAGCAGACGATCTCAAGAGCCTCCTCAGCGCGGCCATGACCAACCAAGACTCGTGCATCGATGGCTTCTCCCACGACGGCGCCGATAAGAAAGTCAGGAAAATCCTCCTCCAAAACCTAAAGAACGTCTACCACATGTGCAGCAATTCCCTGGCCATGATCTGTAACATGACAAACACGGATATCGCCATCCAGGGGTCCGGCGCCCCGAACCGCCGGCTCAATGAGGTGGAAGACGATAGCGGATTCCCGTCGTGGCTATCGGCAGGCGATCGGCGGCTTCTGCAGTCGTCGTCAGTCACGCCTAATGTGGTTGTGGCCGCCGATGGGAGCGGGGATTTTCGGACGGTATCAGCCGCTGTGGCTGCGGCCCCGGAGCGTAGTAGCACGAGATATGTGATCAGGATCAAAGCTGGGGTTTATAGAGAGAATGTGAATGTGCCGAAGAAAAAGACGAATATCATGTTTATGGGAGATGGACGAAGGACTACTATCATCACCGGCAGTAGGAATGTGGTGGATGGTAGCACCACTTTCAATTCTGCTACTGTAG CTGTGGTTGGAGAACGGTTCCTGGCACGTGATATAACGTTCGAGAACACTGCAGGCCCATCCAAACACCAGGCCGTGGCTCTCCGAGTCGGGTCCGATCTCTCAGCCTTCTATCAGTGCGACATGCTGGCCTACCAAGACACGCTCTACGTACACTCCCTCAGGCAATTCTACCGCAGTTGTCTCATCGCCGGCACAGTTGATTTCATCTTCGGAAACGCTGCCGCAGTCTTACAGGACTGCGACATCCATGCCCGCCGTCCGAATTCCGGCCAGAGGAACATGGTAACAGCCCAGGGCCGTGATGACCCCAATCAGAACACTGGAATCTCCATCCAGAAATGTAGGATCGGTTCCACGTCAGATCTCCTCCCCGTCCAGAGCTCTTTCCCGACGTATCTCGGCCGTCCATGGAAAGAATACTCAAGGACGGTCGTCATGCAAACTGAGATCAGCAACGTGATCCAACCGGCTGGATGGTTCGAATGGAACGGGAATTTCGCCCTGAATACCTTGTATTACGCAGAGTACCAGAATACTGGCGCGGGAGCGGGAACTTCGAATCGTGTGAAATGGAAGGGGTATAAGGTTATTACAAGTGCTAGTGAGGCCCAGCAATTCACGGTTGGGAGCTTCATTGGGGGAAGTAATTGGTTGGGGTCCACCGGATTTCCATTCTCCCTTGGACTATGA